From Piliocolobus tephrosceles isolate RC106 chromosome 16, ASM277652v3, whole genome shotgun sequence, the proteins below share one genomic window:
- the LOC111542581 gene encoding myosin light polypeptide 6-like: protein MCDFTEDQTAEFKEAFQLFDRTGDGKILYNQYGDVMRALGQNPTNTEVLKVVGNPKSNEMNVKMLDFEHLLPILQTVAKNKDQGTCEDYVEGLQVFDKEGNGTVMGVEFWLVLVTLGEKITEEEVEVVVAGNEGSNGCIDNEAFVRHILSG, encoded by the coding sequence ATGTGTGACTTCACCGAGGACCAGACTGCAGAGTTCAAGGAGGCCTTCCAGCTGTTTGACCGAACAGGTGATGGCAAGATCCTGTACAACCAATATGGGGATGTGATGAGGGCACTGGGTCAGAACCCCACCAACACTGAGGTGCTCAAGGTTGTGGGGAACCCCAAGAGTAATGAGATGAACGTGAAGATGCTAGACTTTGAGCACCTTCTGCCCATACTGCAGACGGTGGCCAAGAACAAGGACCAGGGCACCTGTGAAGATTATGTAGAAGGACTTCAGGTATTTGACAAGGAAGGAAATGGCACCGTCATGGGTGTTGAATTCTGGCTTGTTCTTGTCACACTGGGTGAGAAGATAACAGAGGAAGAGGTAGAGGTGGTGGTGGCAGGGAATGAGGGCAGCAATGGTTGTATCGACAATGAAGCATTTGTGAGGCACATCCTGTCGGGGTGA